Proteins co-encoded in one Aspergillus flavus chromosome 2, complete sequence genomic window:
- a CDS encoding cytoplasm to vacuole targeting protein: protein MAYFLPSFFQKRLLRYALSRLELVDTEALDLDSLGIRWGQRSTVELRDIGLRLEKLATLLHLPPSSELLSARVQFLKLTVPADIYSSGIICEASGIDVHLRLPLEETRRAETHDATTDQKTSGRVDPGSGDEPILPNPTDLAESFLQAEPKEEKEELQAAISSQSQVLQHTSTSSSDDEEELGLGNETVSLPSFVAAFLKGVVDRLQVQVDDISIRVDVETKQEGSSKRHPEEKPDLITGLLSVRQVSMGAVSTHSESGEASSSERRRLVSLSDINLALISEPVVFSNYSRFAAPASPSTPVQPKSSRPPSRAQSPSPETSSESSLALAMTRSTIFEPPQDLTRQELEEQHTPRLEGSVYTYDGRFSDADTEDGKRSYGSLEDSRQFEDDEKLLDNPAYLDSVIDYQFQDDDPERLDDMQTRVDGLFRRSRDNPRSQSPEHTAELTDQNSHPEGALIPLNDRHELEVARLPSHQHFLEAPEAITEPGSSGLTPEKDFRPGYKQQLPLVCAPSSEPDSSGSASESFKESELSESRLFSNEEAQSMYMSAISQGSTSHSFMPNIPGAWDSPESTYVRDTGFHETPTAMEQDAYSEQDETITTPKLTAQEEIYLSHASSIDNLQKTTTGTTGRESIQTSPGFNRLTDVAKRFVSVDKVLIWIPSVNHEKVPGDSQSASHQEMSSDGLKDSTAYLQDSVIDDDLLASRIHGFPGPRSGANDPSSPHEGVDHKASGYQEKTKHDAGFSSERDEATVEIHSAEVQFDIAIGWLVIKIGKRIVNAFGHGDGEPPKKHNSESKAPEQVQPKESFGLILNKFSIKFVEHVPGHANPFGESRQYSPTFFGLMHEDIVLQTTASGLKAHFSSTNDQTKLRLDITKFTLGVASEDLISFNQDLKMRESMRDVLSPMHGDISLSMSKSLESARIHVTTLPLHLNLNIQRLEEVVGWIGGLSTILELGSSISSASGAKTPKKDPPKRPRGVHFEAPPSPEKLPQDTSLPWKVNARIGGVALNIVGESHYLKLRTTAVKVVSRFEGVGVQIDKAKLSGPLPLDDSKDAPAKINLSNIRIEYLFAPKEVDLDRLLSLITPSKDKYDEDDDIMLDTLFRQRRQGSVLRTTIAGADIMISRITDFDSLPQLGDELSRLSNVAKYLPEDDRPGLLTLNLIRDFEARVNVGGKVGDITARLKNAEVAYISIPSLVAAQVGSATVLRNGTEELLGEALPLSAEQRSGQIPHPMLMARFIADEMEPTIKVKMHNLRAEYTVPAAIAFLGLNESSTTSDFAANMAQSIGNLAELQPSKESQSAIKPGSPKSPVRPTILALALRDCVIGLNPRGSEAKGLVVLTNANFSGAMDDGASSEATLDLRKASIMIIDDVRNMGSTDDSHRRNSTAPPTNQVQSFIDMGFVTVSSISSATASVKLLRSGEDGTQSLDVELRDDLLILETCADSTQTLISIVNGLQPPTPPSVTKKYRTEVLPLQDMLASFSGDAFALNSSSSLEGVSETAGDSAENIQDKEGHIEDEVEYVSDFYPAKPTSGGGSLHEAMTASGSNELLDSFHSQYYVSSSISDLEFRDDHFATQSAVGGTAHRWDSTENTYGLSDDTKLQKSPLRIRVRDAHVIWNLFDGYDWQRTRDTISKAVKDVERKATDRRARANRASPSFDEDEESVIGDCLFNSIYIGIPANKDPRELRSDINRNIDDLVSETGSYATTTTVTGATVRQSQSPSFRKKLRLSRSKYHKMTFELKGICADLVVFPPDSGETQSSLDVRVNDLEIFDHVPTSTWKKFATYMHEVGEKESGTSMVHLEILTVRPVPELAASEIVLKATLLPLRLHVDQDALDFLCRFFEFRDDSAPASSAPQDIPFLQRVEINAVPVKLDFKPKRVDYTGLRSGRTTEFMNFFVLDGADMVMRHVIIYGVSGFDKLGQTLNDIWMPDIKRNQLPGVLAGLAPIRSLVNVGGGVKDLVVVPMREYRKDGRIVRSIQKGALAFAKTTSNELVKLGAKLAIGTQTVLQGAEDLLTSPNTQLAGAEEELGDEEEAKKISLYADQPVGVVQGLRGAFRGLERDLLLTRDAIVAVPGEVVESGSAKAAAKAVWKRAPTVILRPAIGVSKAVGQTLLGAGNTLDPSNRRKMEDVSFAAPHSPNFL from the exons ATGGCCTACTTCCTGCCCTCGTTCTTTCAGAAGCGGTTGCTCAGATATGCCTTGTCTCGCCTGGAGCTTGTCGATACGGAAGCACTAGATCTCGATAGCCTAGGCATCCGCTGGGGACAACGTAGTACCGTTGAACTACGGGACATAGGTTTGAGACTCGAG AAATTAGCCACACTCCTTCACCTCCCTCCGTCAAGCGAGCTGCTCAGTGCTCGTGTTCAGTTCCTAAAGCTCACGGTTCCTGCCGATATTTACAGCAGCGGTATAATATGTGAAGCTAGCGGAATCGATGTGCATTTAAGGCTACCGTTGGAGGAGACTCGTCGTGCTGAAACGCATGATGCAACAACGGACCAAAAGACATCAGGGCGAGTTGACCCGGGCTCTGGGGACGAACCAATACTCCCCAACCCGACCGATCTCGCTGAGTCGTTCCTTCAGGCCGAgccgaaagaagaaaaggaagaacttCAGGCTGCAATCTCCTCGCAGTCCCAGGTCCTGCAGCATACATCGACCTCTTCGAgcgatgacgaagaggagctcGGTCTCGGAAACGAAACCGTATCGTTGCCCAGTTTTGTCGCTGCATTCCTAAAAGGGGTGGTGGATCGACTCCAGGTCCAAGTCGACGACATCTCTATACGCGTGGATGTGGAGACCAAGCAAGAGGGCTCGTCAAAAAGGCATCCGGAGGAAAAACCGGACCTAATAACAGGACTATTAAGTGTGCGCCAGGTCAGCATGGGTGCTGTGTCCACTCATTCCGAATCAGGTGAAGCCTCATCGTCCGAGAGAAGACGATTAGTTTCCCTATCCGATATCAATCTTGCTTTGATATCTGAGCCTGTCGTTTTCTCCAACTATTCTCGCTTCGCTGCTCCTGCCTCACCGTCTACTCCAGTACAGCCAAAGTCGAGCCGGCCTCCAAGTAGGGCCCAGTCGCCTTCTCCGGAGACCTCGTCAGAATCGAGTTTAGCTTTAGCTATGACAAGGTCGACCATTTTCGAGCCACCGCAGGACCTCACTAGACAAGAGTTGGAAGAACAGCATACACCAAGATTAGAAGGATCTGTTTACACGTATGACGGCCGTTTTTCTGATGCTGATACGGAGGACGGGAAAAGGAGTTATGGTTCTCTTGAGGATTCCCGGCAgtttgaagacgatgaaaaGCTGCTGGACAACCCAGCTTACCTTGATTCAGTTATCGATTATCAAttccaggatgatgatcctgAGCGCCTAGATGATATGCAAACTAGGGTCGATGGGCTTTTCCGGAGGAGCAGGGATAACCCTCGTTCACAAAGTCCAGAGCATACAGCCGAACTAACTGACCAAAACAGTCATCCTGAGGGTGCCCTGATCCCCCTCAATGACCGACATGAATTGGAAGTTGCAAGACTACCGAGCCATCAGCATTTTCTAGAAGCTCCTGAGGCTATAACCGAACCCGGGTCGTCTGGATTAACCCCAGAAAAGGACTTCCGTCCTGGATATAAGCAACAATTGCCTCTTGTCTGTGCGCCCAGTTCCGAGCCCGACAGTTCAGGCTCCGCTTCTGAATCTTTTAAGGAGAGTGAATTATCGGAGTCCAGGCTGTTTTCTAACGAGGAAGCGCAAAGCATGTATATGAGCGCGATAAGCCAAGGCTCGACGTCACACAGTTTCATGCCTAATATACCTGGTGCTTGGGACTCGCCGGAGTCTACTTATGTGAGGGATACAGGCTTCCATGAAACGCCTACAGCAATGGAGCAGGACGCCTATAGCGAACAAGATGAAACAATAACAACGCCTAAGCTTACAGCCCAGGAAGAAATATACTTGTCACATGCCAGTTCTATCGATAATCTTCAGAAGACAACGACTGGAACAACCGGTAGAGAATCGATTCAGACCTCACCGGGATTCAATAGACTGACGGACGTGGCGAAGAGATTTGTCAGTGTTGACAAGGTTCTCATATGGATCCCTTCGGTTAACCACGAAAAAGTGCCGGGAGATTCACAATCAGCATCTCACCAAGAGATGTCAAGTGATGGTCTCAAAGATTCAACGGCGTACTTGCAGGACTCtgtgattgatgatgatctACTAGCTTCTAGAATTCATGGCTTTCCGGGTCCTCGTAGTGGCGCCAACGATCCGTCTTCTCCGCATGAAGGTGTTGATCATAAAGCTTCAGGCTACCAGGAAAAGACCAAGCATGACGCTGGATTCAGTAGCGAACGTGACGAGGCAACCGTCGAGATCCATTCTGCGGAGGTGCAGTTTGATATTGCCATAGGCTGGCTTGTTATCAAGATCGGTAAGAGAATCGTCAACGCTTTCGGCCACGGCGACGGAGAACCCCCGAAGAAACACAACTCAGAAAGCAAAGCACCAGAACAAGTACAACCAAAAGAATCTTTCGGATTGATTCTCAATAAGTTCTCTATCAAGTTCGTTGAACATGTTCCAGGACATGCAAACCCCTTCGGTGAATCTCGACAGTACTCTCCGACATTCTTCGGCCTAATGCATGAGGACATCGTTCTGCAAACTACAGCTTCTGGCCTGAAAGCCCATTTCTCATCAACTAATGACCAAACGAAACTTCGCCTAGATATAACCAAGTTCACACTAGGGGTCGCCTCAGAGGACCTAATCTCATTCAATCAAGACCTAAAAATGAGGGAATCCATGAGGGATGTTTTATCGCCCATGCATGGAGatatttccctttccatgaGCAAGTCATTGGAATCCGCAAGGATTCACGTCACTACGCTCCCTCTCCATCTCAACCTTAATATACAACgcttggaggaggttgtAGGATGGATTGGAGGTCTAAGCACGATCCTAGAGCTAGGGAGCTCCATTTCATCTGCCTCAGGTGCGAAGACACCAAAGAAGGATCCACCGAAGCGACCGCGTGGAGTACATTTCGAAGCGCCGCCTTCGCCTGAAAAACTCCCGCAGGATACCTCTTTGCCATGGAAAGTGAATGCACGTATCGGTGGTGTTGCGCTCAATATTGTTGGAGAATCTCATTACCTCAAACTGAGAACGACTGCGGTTAAGGTTGTTAGCAGATTTGAAGGCGTGGGAGTCCAAATCGACAAAGCGAAACTTAGTGGACCATTACCGCTTGATGATTCTAAAGACGCGCCTGCGAAAATTAATTTGAGCAACATCCGAATTGAATATCTCTTCGCTCCAAAGGAGGTCGACTTAGACCGTCTGCTGTCGTTGATCACGCCGTCTAAGGACAAGtacgatgaagacgatgacaTTATGCTAGATACGCTTTTCCGACAGCGACGCCAAGGCTCTGTGCTTCGTACTACAATCGCTGGGGCGGATATCATGATTTCGCGCATCACTGACTTTGACTCGCTACCACAGCTTGGGGATGAATTAAGCAGGCTGTCGAATGTTGCGAAATACTTGCCTGAGGACGACCGACCTGGTCTCTTGACTCTAAATCTGATCCGAGATTTTGAAGCCCGGGTAAACGTTGGGGGTAAAGTTGGCGATATAACAGCACGCCTCAAGAATGCCGAGGTGGCGTATATAAGCATCCCTTCTCTTGTAGCCGCTCAGGTTGGATCGGCGACGGTTCTCAGAAACGGCACCGAGGAACTTTTAGGGGAAGCGCTTCCGTTGAGCGCCGAGCAAAGATCAGGTCAAATCCCGCACCCCATGCTCATGGCCCGTTTCATTGCCGATGAAATGGAACCCACCATCAAGGTCAAAATGCATAACCTACGCGCCGAGTACACAGTTCCAGCAGCGATTGCCTTTCTCGGTCTCAATGAAAGTTCGACGACCAGCGATTTTGCTGCCAATATGGCACAGTCTATAGGTAATCTGGCGGAGCTGCAGCCTTCAAAGGAATCTCAATCAGCAATAAAGCCGGGAAGCCCTAAAAGTCCTGTACGACCCACTATATTGGCATTAGCCCTGCGAGACTGCGTCATTGGTCTCAACCCTCGTGGCTCTGAGGCAAAAGGTCTTGTCGTGCTCACGAACGCAAATTTCTCGGGAGCCATGGACGATGGAGCGTCCTCTGAGGCTACGCTAGATCTTCGCAAAGCGTCAATCATGATTATTGACGATGTCCGAAATATGGGCAGCACAGACGATTCACATCGGAGGAACTCAACTGCTCCACCGACTAACCAGGTCCAATCCTTTATTGACATGGGCTTTGTTACCGTTTCATCAATATCGTCAGCAACGGCCAGTGTGAAATTGCTACGCTCGGGCGAAGACGGGACACAGTCGCTAGATGTGGAACTCAGGGATGACTTGCTGATTCTTGAAACATGTGCCGATTCAACACAAACTCTCATCAGCATAGTCAATGGGCTGCAGCCTCCTACACCTCCAAGCGTGACCAAGAAGTATCGGACTGAGGTTCTCCCACTTCAAGACATGTTAGCATCTTTTTCGGGCGATGCGTTTGCTCTGAATTCAAGCTCGAGTCTGGAAGGGGTCTCTGAGACAGCCGGTGATTCCGCTGAAAATATCCAGGATAAGGAGGGCCATATTGAGGATGAGGTCGAGTACGTAAGTGACTTTTATCCAGCGAAGCCAACATCTGGAGGCGGATCTCTGCACGAGGCTATGACGGCCTCAGGATCaaatgagcttcttgatagTTTTCACTCTCAGTACTATGTATCATCCAGTATTTCCGACCTCGAATTCCGTGATGATCATTTTGCAACACAGTCAGCTGTTGGAGGTACAGCACACAGATGGGATTCTACCGAAAACACTTATGGACTTTCAGACGACACGAAGCTTCAGAAGAGTCCTCTGCGAATCAGGGTCCGTGATGCTCATGTCATCTGGAACCTATTCGATGGCTATGACTGGCAGCGGACAAGAGATACAATATCCAAGGCGGTCAAAGACGTGGAGAGAAAGGCTACGGACCGGCGAGCAAGGGCGAATCGGGCCTCCCCAAGCTTcgacgaagacgaggagTCCGTCATTGGCGACTGTCTGTTTAACTCAATATATATAGGCATTCCTGCTAACAAAGATCCGCGAGAGCTTCGCAGCGATATCAACCGCAACATTGATGATCTTGTCAGTGAGACCGGCAGCTACGCAACTACAACCACAGTCACAGGGGCTACGGTACGACAAAGCCAGTCGCCTTCCTTCAGAAAGAAGCTGCGGCTATCCAGAAGCAAATATCATAAAATGACATTTGAGCTCAAAGGTATATGCGCGGATCTTGTCGTCTTCCCACCGGACTCCGGCGAGACGCAAAGCTCTCTGGATGTTCGAGTCAATGACCTGGAAATATTCGATCATGTGCCTACTTCGACCTGGAAGAAATTTGCGACCTACATGCATGAAGTGGGtgagaaagaaagtggaACCAGTATGGTGCACTTAGAGATCTTGACCGTCAGGCCTGTGCCTGAGCTCGCTGCATCCGAGATTGTCTTAAAG GCCACCCTTCTGCCCCTAAGGCTTCATGTTGATCAAGATGCTCTCGACTTTTTGTGCCGTTTCTTCGAATTTCGAGATGACTCTGCGCCTGCCTCTAGCGCCCCGCAAGACATACCATTTTTACAGAGAGTTGAGATAAACGCAGTTCCCGTCAAGCTCGACTTCAAACCCAAGCGAGTCGATTATACCGGGCTTCGGTCTGGACGCACGACCGAGTTTATGAATTTCTTCGTTCTAGACGGGGCGGATATGGTCATGCGTCATGTCATCATCTATGGAGTATCTGGGTTTGACAAGCTTGGGCAGACCTTGAATGACATATGGATGCCAGATATCAAGAGAAATCAACTACCAGGCGTCCTCGCTGGCCTTGCACCGATCAGGTCCCTAGTCAACGTGGGAGGAGGCGTGAAGGACCTCGTGGTCGTTCCTATGCGTGAGTATCGCAAGGACGGTCGCATCGTACGGAGCATACAGAAGGGGGCACTCGCCTTCGCTAAGACTACATCTAACGAGCTTGTCAAGCTTGGTGCCAAACTCGCCATTGGTACTCAAACCGTCCTGCAGGGCGCAGAAGATCTGTTGACATCCCCCAATACGCAGTTGGCTGGCGCGGAAGAAGAACTaggtgatgaggaggaggcgaagaagatctcTCTCTATGCGGACCAGCCAGTTGGTGTTGTTCAAGGCCTTCGGGGAGCATTCAGGGGATTAGAACGCGACTTGCTCCTGACTCGAGATGCCATCGTTGCTGTGCCTGGAGAAGTCGTTGAGAGCGGGAGCGCCAAAGCAGCTGCAAAGGCTGTATGGAAACGTGCACCAACGGTTATTCTCCGTCCTGCGATCGGGGTATCCAAGGCCGTGGGACAAACGCTTCTGGGGGCCGGAAACACTCTGGATCCCAGCAATAGGCGAAAAATGGAAGATGTAAGTTTTGCTGCCCCCCATTCCCCCAATTTCCTTTGA